From the genome of Bacteroidales bacterium:
TTTGGTTTCTATTGATTCCACGGCTGCCCCGATGATTCCCGCATGGTTTTGCAATTCGGCCGGTACAATTTTGGTTTTGACCTTTTTAAGATATTGGGCGTATTTATCGAATTTTTTGCTTGCTCCTCCGCCAATGATAATCAGTTCCGGATAGAAAAGGGCTTCCAGATGGTGCAGGTATTTCCCGAAACGTTTGGCCCATTTTTTCCATGAGAGGTTTTCCTGTTTTCTTATGGCATCGGAGGCCCAGTGTTCCGCGACCTTTTTTTTCTTTTTCAGGTAAACATGGCCCAGTTCAGTATTTGGGAGCAACACCCCATTGGTGAACAGAGCAGTGCCCAGGCCAACCCCTACGGTTACAATCAGACCCACACCATGAATGTTTTTTCCGTGGCCGAACCTCATTTCTGCCAGTCCTGCAGCATCAGCATCATTAAGCACTTCTACCCGGCAGTTGGTGGCTTCTGATAAAAGTTTCGATGCATTTGTACCAATCCACCCATCATCAATATTGGATGCATTCTGTACAATACCGTCCAGGATGGCAGCGGGAAAAGCTACTCCTACATTGCCCTGATAATTGAAATGATCAACAATTTCCCTGATGGTTGATGCAACAGCATCCGGGGTTGCCGGATCCGGTGTGGGTATCCGGTGACGCTCCGATTGGACCTCTCCATTCCGTGTATCTACAAGGGCTCCTTTGATACCGGAACCTCCAAAGTCAATGCCTAAGCAAATGTTCTCGTCCATATGAGTTTCGTTTTAAGTTGTTTTTTTGACAATATCCAGATGAAAAAAAACGATGTAATTTTTCCTTTCGTTTATGATTGGAAATTTATAAAATATCTTAAAGAATCCAGTAACTTATACAAAAATTAATTCCAGCCCGCTTTCTTGATTTCTGTTATTTAAACTTTTACCTGCTCAATTCATGTTAAATGAGTTGCTTTACATAATTCCCAATGGCCAGACAAGCAGTTAATCCGGGTGATTCAATTCCCAGTAGATTTATGAATCCGGGAAAGCCTTTGTCCGCTTCATTATGAATGATAAAATCCCGTATGGGATCACCCGGTTTTTGCAGTTTGGGTCTGATGCCTGCCTGATCGGGGTGAAGGTCATCCTTTTCCAGAAACGGCAGAAAACGTTTGGCCGATTCATAAAACCGGGTTTTGCGCGACTTGTCCACAGAATAATCCAGTGTGTCATCGCCCAGGTATATCGCATTGGGGCCAAGCTTGAGACCACGGTTCAAATCAACTGTGGCATGAATACCCAGTCCTGTGGTATTCGTCTCAGGAACCGGATATATCAACCTGCTGACCAGTTTGCCCTTTCCGTTTCCTACTCCCCAGTATTCTCCTTTCCAGAAATGGTATTGGTAGGAAGGATCGTCCGCTCCCATCAGTCTGGAGATGTCATAGGCTCCCAATCCTGCTGAGTTTATCACATTGCCCGTAGAAAAGGTAAAATCACCTTCAGCATCTTTTACGGTTACTTCATATCCCCCCTTGATCTTTCTTAGTGCGGTTACTTCATTGTTATAGGCCATCTCCACCCCGTTTCTTCCCGCTTCTTTTTCAAGCTCCTTCATTAAACCATGTGAATCTACAATTCCGGATTCGGGGAAATGCAGGGCTGACAATGTTTTTATATTGGGTTCCAGTGTTTCAGCTTCTTCTCGTGTGATGTGCTTTCCGGAAGTCACTCCATTGTTTTCCGCACGTACCAGTATGGAAGACAACTGCTTCTCTTCTTCCCGGTTGGTAGCCACGATGAGTTTTCCGCACTTGCTGTACGGGACTTCATTCTGCTTACAGTAATCATACAATAGCTGTCTCCCTTCCATGCAAAGCCGGGCTTTCAATGATCCTTCAGGATAGTAAATCCCCGAATGAATTACTTCGGAATTCCGGCTTGAAGTCTCCTTTCCGAATCCCTTGTTCCTTTCAACGAGTACAATTCCTTCATATTCATATGAAAGCCTTGCTGCAATGGCCAGACCTACTACTCCTGCTCCTATAATGGTGATTTCTGTATCCAAAATGACAAAATGGTTTGAATTATTTAATTGTTTACGCCGGCACAATTTATAAAATCAATGCAAAACAGATGTCTTTTTTTGATTTTTATTTTCGTTAGCAGTTCCTTTTTTGTGGGTATTTCAGGATTTTTATGATCCATTTGGTTTAGATGAGAAAATTTTTATTTTTGATTTTTAAAAGAATCATTTATTTTTGGAACTTAATTTTTGGATGAATCACCTACAGCAGCGATTTCACACCTAATTATATTAAAAAAGGATTGTAGTATGGGAAAAGAAGAAATTAAAGAAAGAGTCAAAAAGGTAATTGCAAAAGTGCTCAACACTGATGTTTCTGAAATATCAGATGATGCCAATTTTATTTTCGATCTTGGAGCTGATTCTATTCAGAGTGTTCAATTGATAGCTGGTTTTGAAGAAGAATTCGATATCGACTTGGATGAAGACAAAGCTAAGGAAGTACAGTCGGTTTCAGGGGCTATTGATTTTATTGCAGGTTATCTGGAATAATATTTAAACTGAAAACTTTAAAGTATGGGTAGAAGATTCGACATTCACCAGAAGAACCTGAAAAACTTTTTTGATCCCGGATCAATAGCTTTAGTAGGGACTAACAGGCAAAGAGGGACTGTTCCCGGTGATGTATTCATTAACCTTCTTCAGGCAGAGTTTAACGGTTTGCTTTTTCCGGTTAGTCCCAGAGATAAGTACATTTCGGGAGTTAAAACCTATAAATACGTCACCGATATTGAAGACCCTGTTGATCTGGCTGTAATTGTTTTCCCCAGTTCAGTAGTTCATTTGGCTTTGGAGCAATGCGGTGAAAAGGGCATCAAATCGGTGATTATTATTTCTGCTGGTTTCCGTGAAGTAGGGGGCGTAGGTATAGAACGGGAGAAGAAACTTATGGAGATCGCAGAGAAATACGATATGTCCATAATAGGCCCGAATTGTCTGGGTATTATCAACACCGACAATTTTGTGCGGCTTAATGCTTCGTTTGCTAGGAAACTTCCGCATGAAGGGAATATAGCATTTATTTCCCAGAGCGGGGCTTTATGTACCGGTGTTCTGGATTATGCCAGGGCACATCAGATAGGGTTCTCCAAATTTATCAGTTTCGGTAATAAACCTGACATTAACGAGATTGATCTTTTATATTATTTAGCCAGGGATGAGAAAACCAAGGTTATATTGATCTATCTGGAAGAGATCTCCGATGGTCCCGGTTTGATGCAGGCTGCAGAGTATGTGATTGGAAAAACCAACAAGCCTGTATTGCTTCTAAAGAGTGGCAGAACTTCAGAAGGTGCTTCGGCGGCAGCTTCCCATACAGGATCTCTTGCCGGTAGCGACCAGGTCTGTGATGCAGCATCCGAGCAATCCGGTATCATCCGGTGCGACAACATTGAAGATATGTTTAACATTGCCATTGCTTTTGCCTATCAGCCCGTATCCAAGTCGAATAAGGTGGCGGTCATTACCAATGCCGGCGGCCCTGGGGTTTTGGTGACAGATGCTGTTATTAGTGAAGGTCTCAAGTTGGCAAAATTCAGCGAGAATACTACCCTTACGCTTCAAAAAAGCTTGCCCGCCACGGCCAATATAAACAATCCGGTTGATGTTATTGGAGATGCGCATGCCGACCGTTACAATATTGCTATGACGGCCGTCTGCAAGGACCCGGATGTCGGAGGAGTCTTTGTTATTCTTACCCCGCAGTCCATGACCGATATCATAGAAATAGCCCAGGAAGTGATCAATGTTTCGAATCAGTACAACAAGCCGATCTATGCTTCCTTTATGGGTGAGGCCGATGTTGGGGAAGGGATACAGCTGTTACAGCGCAACAGAATACCCCACTATTTTCTCCCAGAGTCAATGGCCAAAGCATTTGCCAGTACATACTATTTCAATGAACTGATTAAACAGGCAAAGGCCAAACCCAGGGTATTCAATGATGTAGACAAAAAGAAGGCTCATCAACTGTTGGATGATGCGGTGAATTCGGGTAGAAAGCACCTGCCTGAGTATGATGCTGTCAAAGTGCTGGAGACTTACAAACTTCCGTTTCTCTCAAACGGTCTGGCAACATCAAAGGAAGAGGCAGTGCAAATTGCTGAGGATATAGGATATCCGGTCGTAATGAAAGTGATGTCGGAGGACATTGTTCATAAATTTGATGTTAAGGGAGTGGTGCTCAACATATCTTCCAAGAATGAAGCTGAAGAAGCCTATGTTTCCATCACTGACAATGCGGCTAAATATGCCCCCGAGGCCCATGTGGAAGGCGTCTTCGTGACCCGCCAGTTGCCAAAAGGAGAAGAGGTTATTCTGGGTACTAAACAAGATCCGGTATTTGGGCCGGTAATCATGTTTGGTTTAGGAGGGATATACGTGGAAGTTTATGGTGATGTGAGCTTCAAAGTAGCACCTGTGGATGAAAAGGCAGCGATGGGGATGATAGAGCAGATAAAAGCCTATCCATTGCTTACCGGATTTAGAGGAAGGGATTCATACGATATACAGGCTATAAAGGAAACCATCATGCGACTGAGTCAGCTTGCCTTAGATTGCCCTCAGATAAAAGAATTGGATATTAATCCGCTGATTGTCCTTGAAGAAGATGAAGGTGCTTTTATTGCCGATGCCAAGATTATGCTGTAATAGAGGAGATTTTTTATTGTTATTAGATAAATTGATTTTTGAACTTAAAAAAACTTTTTGAGCCATGAGAATTTTAATTCATGAAAATTACCAGTCCTTAAGTAAGTGGGTTGCATATTATATAGCAAAAAAGATAAAAGAGTTCGACCCAACACCCGATAAACCTTTTGTCCTGGGACTTCCAACCGGATCCTCACCTGTGGGCACCTATCAGAACCTGATCGAACTCTATAAGGAAGGGAAAATCTCATTTAAAAATGTGATTACATTCAATATGGATGAATATGTGGGTATTCCTGAAGATCACGAGGCGAGCTACCACTATTTTATGTATCACAATTTATTCAATCACATTGATATTCCAAAGGAAAATATCAATATTCTGGATGGAAACGCTAAAGATCTGGATGCTGAATGCAAACGTTTTGAGGAAAAGATTAAGAGCTACGGAGGAATACATTTTTTCTTAGGAGGTATAGGGGCTGACGGACATATTGCTTTTAATGAGCCCGGTTCTTCACTTTCTTCAAGAACCCGGGTTAAAACGTTAACTTATGATACCATTCAGGCCAATGCCAGGTTTTTTAGTAATGATATCAGTAAAGTTCCCCGCACAGCTTTGACTGTTGGTGTTGCCACCATTATGGATGCCGAGGAAGTCCTGATCATTGTCAATGGACTCCATAAGGCCCGGGCCCTGAAGATGGGTATAGAAGAGGGAGTAAATCATATGTGGACTGTTTCTATGCTCCAGCTTCACCGACATGGAATTATTGCATGCGATGAAGAATCAACTGAAGAGATAAAAGTAGGGACTCTAAAATACTTTAAGGACATAGAAAATGAATCATTGAACAAGTTGCCCGAATTATAGGATGATTTTTAGAAGTCTCTTCCTTCGTTGAACAGAAGCTTTTTATTTCTCTGATTCACTTAAAGATTATGAACTTGCTATGAATTACAGGAACCTAAAAGAGTCGGAAATATCTCAATTGGAGAAGAACGATTGTTTCTCCGAGGATTGGTCGCAGATAAAAGTGAAACCGGAATTTAATCTTCGCCGGCTTCATAGCGTATATTTCGCAGGAGAAGTTAAGCTTGGCGCGTTCTCCGGGAAAGTTGAAGTGGAAGAAGGAATCAAAAAACCTTCGGGGATTTATCATTCTTATATTGAAGATTGTTCGATAGGAGATGATGTTTACATTTCCAATGTCAGGAATTTAATCGGCTACTATGTGGATGAGGATGTAGCGGTTGAAAATGTTGGATCGCTGGTGGTAACCAGTGAAAGCACCTTTGGGAACGGTGTTGAACTGGAAGTATTAAATGAAGGAGGGGGGAGGGAGTTGCCAATATGTGACAAGATGACGGCCCAGATCGCATATCTTATGGTGAATTACCGGCACGATCAGCAATTAGCGGAAAATCTCGGAAAACTTATACATGATTATGCAGAGACAAAAAGATCCCATAAGGGTACCATTGGGGCAGGAGCCAGAATTATTGGCACAAAGACAATAAGAAACGTCAATATTGGAAGTAATGCTGTCATCTATGGAGCAAACTTCCTTGAAGAGGGTACTGTAAGCAGTTGTAAAGAGGATCCGGTAACAATAGGCGAGGGAGTTATAGCAAAAGGATTTATCGTGAATTCAGGTTCAACAGTTGATGGGGGAGCCATTCTTGATCATACATTTATCGGGCAGAGCGTGCAGACAGGAAAACAGTTTTCTGCGGAGCATTCCGTTCTTTTTGCCAATAGCGAAGCCTTCCACAGTGAGGCAGTGAGTATATTCGGAGGACCGTACACCGTAACCCATCACAAATCCACTTTGCTCATTGCCGGCGCCTACTCGTTTTACAATGCCGGCAGCGGCTCCAATAAAAGCAACCACCTCTATAAAATGGGGCCGGTCCATCAGGGAAGACTGGAGAGGGGTTCAAAAACCGGATCGTTTTCCTATATGTTATGGCCTACCCATGTTGGTCCGTATTCTATGGTCCTCGGAAAACACAAAGGCAGTTTTGATACCTCCCAATTTCCGTTTTCGTATATCGATGCCAAAAGTGACAGAAGTGAGCTGATTCCGGCGCTTAACCTGTTTACGGTAGGTACCCTGCGTGACATACGGAAGTGGCCGAAGCGGGATAAGCGCAGAGATCCGAATAAGCTGGATTTGATTCATTTCGATCTGTTTAGCCCTTTTGTCGTACAAAAAATGGTGAATGCCGGCAAAATATTAAAACAATTGAAAGACAAAGCTTCTAAGGAGCAGAGGTATGTTTCGTATAAGGGGGTCCACATTCCGCGTTTGATCCTTCGCACCGCCCAAAAATATTATGAGATAGGTATCAGGGTTTACCTGGGCCATGAGTTGGCAAAACAGATTGATCAGTCTAAAGCCGGTACCTTTGATGAGCTGAAACAGGAGCTGATTCCCCGGGATGGAAACGGAAAAGGCAAATGGGTGGATGTTTCAGGTATGTTTGCTTCCCAACAGGATATTAACCGGCTTTGTGAAGAGGTTAAGGCCGGAAAGGTAATTTCTGTGGATGCTCTTACCGGTGAGCTGGAAGAAATATACAACAACTATCCGGCTTCTTCCTGGGAATGGTGTTCCCATCTTATTGGCGAACGGCTTGGAATCCATTTTAAAGATATTACAAAGGAGCAACTCGTGGAGATACTAAGGGACTGGAAAGAAAATGCGGAGAAGATGAACAACATGATTCTGAAAGATGCGCAACAAGAGTTTGGCTCCAATAGTAAGATTGGATTTGGAGTCGACGGCGATGAAACGACCAGGGATAAAGATTTTGCATCGGTGCGGGGAGCTTTTGAGGAAAACTCATTTGTGCAGGAGCTTAATGTTGAAAGTGAAGAGATTGGTAAAAGAGCAGATGGTTTAATTGAAAAACTGGAGTCGATGTAAACATTTCGTGTTTTGCTGACATATTTTGACTCATTTCAAATTGTTCCCGGTAATGATAAAGGCCGGGAATTTTTTATAATTTGCAGTCTTTGAATTTATTTGGCTTTACAAGCGTAAATATTTTACCGTAGGACATTAGCAAATTTTTTTATGGAGAGAAATACGGAATCAACAGGCAAGGAAAATGCGGGAGGAAATGGAATGAGTCCTGAAAAAACGGCATCCTATTGCAGGCATTATGCCATGTGCAAGATCGATTTTCTTAATACGGGCATTTGTGCTTCCGGGTCTGAGAAGCATTTTGTCAGCTATTATCCACAGGGAAGGATGGATCTCTATGCTGCCCTTACTGAGGGACGCATCCCGCTTACGGAAAAAGCAGTAGAAATTGCGGAAGACTGCGACCTTTGCGGGATATGCGACCGGCAGTGTCATTTCATTACCGGAATGCGTCCGGTAGAAGTAGCCCGTTCCCTTAAAAGCTATGTAGAGGAAAACAAAAACCAGGTTACTTCAGTTGACATACATGATCCGGTTTATGATGAGCTTGCCTGTATCACGGGTGAAGCATGGTGCAGCAAGGACCCGGCCATTTGCATATCATATGCCAATGATCCTTCGCCGGCCACTGAGGAAACCATTCCCGGTTATGTGATTTTGCCCGGTAGTGTGGAGGATGTATCAGCCATTATGAAGGTCTGCAAAAAGCATGGACTGGATTTCGCAGTACGTGGCAATGGCTCCAGTGTGATGGGCTTTGTGATGAGCCACGATCTTGTGATTGATATGGCCCGGATGAAACAGATAGAGTTAGATGAGGAAAAGGGATTGATAAAAGCCGGTGCAGGGGTAGCTGCCTATGAGCTTCAGCAGGCGGCTACAGAAAAAGGTTACCGGGTTCAGACCGCTGAGCCCGCTGCACTGATTGTTGCCAACCTGATGTGTTCGGGCATCTTTTCCACTTATTCCCATGCTTATGGTATGGGAGCGCAGAACGTGATTGATGCTCAATTTGTAGACCCGGAAGGCAATGTATTCAGATTGTCTGAAAAAACAGCATCCAACCTGTTTGCTTATGAAAAGCGTGACGTGCCTATTCCGGGTGTCTGCACGGAAGCCTCGTTTAAGCTCTACCCACGTCTTCCTGATGAAAGGGGCTTTTTGGTGCCTTTCTCTTCTTTCGGTCAGGCCCTTGACTTTCTTCGGGAGATTGGCCGGAGAAGGACCGGCCTCGCTGCCGGACTGCTGGGCGGAGAATATCTGGCTACCTTCCTTTCGCCTTCAACCGAACTGGCAAAGAAGGTTAAGAATGTTCTTCACAGAGAATTTGGAATGGCTTATGTCGTTCAGATGATAGGCGATCGGTACGATGAATCCAATGTACGCGATATGGGTTATCCGGTAATTTCTCAGCGGGTCTTCAGAGCCCTCCTATTGTCCCTTCCTGACCTCCAGGATAATGAAGTACTGGTTCACCTGAATGAAATGATGGAAGGATCTTCTGTTTATCAGATGCTCGCCGATAAGAAGATGGAGCCGCTCATCGAAACGGTGCTCCAGCCGGAGGCCAAAAAGCTGGCCGGTGTCGTGCCCGATGATCTGAAGCCATTTTATATCCGGTTGTATGAAAATCCTCAAATGACTGACCTGGTTTGGCTCACTGATTTCAGAATCCTGAGCTCGAGAATGGGAAGGGAAAAACATGTGGTAGCCTGGATTGTTTATGTGCCGTTGGATAATCCTGAACTGATCATGGAGATCAACCGGGAATTCAAAAGAATCGGTGATAAATGGAATGTAAAGAACGATTATGGATTCATCACTCCTTTGGACTTCGGCAAAAGGGCCGTGTTTGAATATGACTATTACGTTGATCAGCAAAATGATAA
Proteins encoded in this window:
- a CDS encoding ROK family protein, whose translation is MDENICLGIDFGGSGIKGALVDTRNGEVQSERHRIPTPDPATPDAVASTIREIVDHFNYQGNVGVAFPAAILDGIVQNASNIDDGWIGTNASKLLSEATNCRVEVLNDADAAGLAEMRFGHGKNIHGVGLIVTVGVGLGTALFTNGVLLPNTELGHVYLKKKKKVAEHWASDAIRKQENLSWKKWAKRFGKYLHHLEALFYPELIIIGGGASKKFDKYAQYLKKVKTKIVPAELQNHAGIIGAAVESIETK
- a CDS encoding NAD(P)/FAD-dependent oxidoreductase, whose product is MDTEITIIGAGVVGLAIAARLSYEYEGIVLVERNKGFGKETSSRNSEVIHSGIYYPEGSLKARLCMEGRQLLYDYCKQNEVPYSKCGKLIVATNREEEKQLSSILVRAENNGVTSGKHITREEAETLEPNIKTLSALHFPESGIVDSHGLMKELEKEAGRNGVEMAYNNEVTALRKIKGGYEVTVKDAEGDFTFSTGNVINSAGLGAYDISRLMGADDPSYQYHFWKGEYWGVGNGKGKLVSRLIYPVPETNTTGLGIHATVDLNRGLKLGPNAIYLGDDTLDYSVDKSRKTRFYESAKRFLPFLEKDDLHPDQAGIRPKLQKPGDPIRDFIIHNEADKGFPGFINLLGIESPGLTACLAIGNYVKQLI
- the acpP gene encoding acyl carrier protein; this translates as MGKEEIKERVKKVIAKVLNTDVSEISDDANFIFDLGADSIQSVQLIAGFEEEFDIDLDEDKAKEVQSVSGAIDFIAGYLE
- a CDS encoding acetate--CoA ligase family protein codes for the protein MGRRFDIHQKNLKNFFDPGSIALVGTNRQRGTVPGDVFINLLQAEFNGLLFPVSPRDKYISGVKTYKYVTDIEDPVDLAVIVFPSSVVHLALEQCGEKGIKSVIIISAGFREVGGVGIEREKKLMEIAEKYDMSIIGPNCLGIINTDNFVRLNASFARKLPHEGNIAFISQSGALCTGVLDYARAHQIGFSKFISFGNKPDINEIDLLYYLARDEKTKVILIYLEEISDGPGLMQAAEYVIGKTNKPVLLLKSGRTSEGASAAASHTGSLAGSDQVCDAASEQSGIIRCDNIEDMFNIAIAFAYQPVSKSNKVAVITNAGGPGVLVTDAVISEGLKLAKFSENTTLTLQKSLPATANINNPVDVIGDAHADRYNIAMTAVCKDPDVGGVFVILTPQSMTDIIEIAQEVINVSNQYNKPIYASFMGEADVGEGIQLLQRNRIPHYFLPESMAKAFASTYYFNELIKQAKAKPRVFNDVDKKKAHQLLDDAVNSGRKHLPEYDAVKVLETYKLPFLSNGLATSKEEAVQIAEDIGYPVVMKVMSEDIVHKFDVKGVVLNISSKNEAEEAYVSITDNAAKYAPEAHVEGVFVTRQLPKGEEVILGTKQDPVFGPVIMFGLGGIYVEVYGDVSFKVAPVDEKAAMGMIEQIKAYPLLTGFRGRDSYDIQAIKETIMRLSQLALDCPQIKELDINPLIVLEEDEGAFIADAKIML
- a CDS encoding glucosamine-6-phosphate deaminase encodes the protein MRILIHENYQSLSKWVAYYIAKKIKEFDPTPDKPFVLGLPTGSSPVGTYQNLIELYKEGKISFKNVITFNMDEYVGIPEDHEASYHYFMYHNLFNHIDIPKENINILDGNAKDLDAECKRFEEKIKSYGGIHFFLGGIGADGHIAFNEPGSSLSSRTRVKTLTYDTIQANARFFSNDISKVPRTALTVGVATIMDAEEVLIIVNGLHKARALKMGIEEGVNHMWTVSMLQLHRHGIIACDEESTEEIKVGTLKYFKDIENESLNKLPEL
- a CDS encoding DUF4954 family protein — protein: MNYRNLKESEISQLEKNDCFSEDWSQIKVKPEFNLRRLHSVYFAGEVKLGAFSGKVEVEEGIKKPSGIYHSYIEDCSIGDDVYISNVRNLIGYYVDEDVAVENVGSLVVTSESTFGNGVELEVLNEGGGRELPICDKMTAQIAYLMVNYRHDQQLAENLGKLIHDYAETKRSHKGTIGAGARIIGTKTIRNVNIGSNAVIYGANFLEEGTVSSCKEDPVTIGEGVIAKGFIVNSGSTVDGGAILDHTFIGQSVQTGKQFSAEHSVLFANSEAFHSEAVSIFGGPYTVTHHKSTLLIAGAYSFYNAGSGSNKSNHLYKMGPVHQGRLERGSKTGSFSYMLWPTHVGPYSMVLGKHKGSFDTSQFPFSYIDAKSDRSELIPALNLFTVGTLRDIRKWPKRDKRRDPNKLDLIHFDLFSPFVVQKMVNAGKILKQLKDKASKEQRYVSYKGVHIPRLILRTAQKYYEIGIRVYLGHELAKQIDQSKAGTFDELKQELIPRDGNGKGKWVDVSGMFASQQDINRLCEEVKAGKVISVDALTGELEEIYNNYPASSWEWCSHLIGERLGIHFKDITKEQLVEILRDWKENAEKMNNMILKDAQQEFGSNSKIGFGVDGDETTRDKDFASVRGAFEENSFVQELNVESEEIGKRADGLIEKLESM
- a CDS encoding FAD-dependent oxidoreductase; translated protein: MERNTESTGKENAGGNGMSPEKTASYCRHYAMCKIDFLNTGICASGSEKHFVSYYPQGRMDLYAALTEGRIPLTEKAVEIAEDCDLCGICDRQCHFITGMRPVEVARSLKSYVEENKNQVTSVDIHDPVYDELACITGEAWCSKDPAICISYANDPSPATEETIPGYVILPGSVEDVSAIMKVCKKHGLDFAVRGNGSSVMGFVMSHDLVIDMARMKQIELDEEKGLIKAGAGVAAYELQQAATEKGYRVQTAEPAALIVANLMCSGIFSTYSHAYGMGAQNVIDAQFVDPEGNVFRLSEKTASNLFAYEKRDVPIPGVCTEASFKLYPRLPDERGFLVPFSSFGQALDFLREIGRRRTGLAAGLLGGEYLATFLSPSTELAKKVKNVLHREFGMAYVVQMIGDRYDESNVRDMGYPVISQRVFRALLLSLPDLQDNEVLVHLNEMMEGSSVYQMLADKKMEPLIETVLQPEAKKLAGVVPDDLKPFYIRLYENPQMTDLVWLTDFRILSSRMGREKHVVAWIVYVPLDNPELIMEINREFKRIGDKWNVKNDYGFITPLDFGKRAVFEYDYYVDQQNDKDRMHMLQAMEEMAGIIEGYSAKYDAVRWIRYTLYQGIARMENILYT